gtatattaaagtatactaaaatatggatagtacacttttagttcacttttgatacttttaagaagtatgcttcgaAACAGAACATTTTAtaaatttcttctggagtaggatgtacgttttctattattatacagcaaaaacagtcaaaataatttttaactacattacaggttaaattattttgatccatctcattctaattattcatgtctaggaaaatctattatgcattgcacattgaatcttttttcgtactgaagctgtaaccttaattactgcaaaATAaatttgaagccctatactcttatactaataattatcaattggagtattaatggaaaaaacgaaaaagctacttgagaaagaagcagacagaagggttgcattgtgcatttgaaggttatactgtcaaactgactgaagaactaaataaggacgtgaaaaaatgaagatagcatggctcattggctggtcaattcccatgatacAAGGCAAAGTTAGACAGCAAGTCAAACTTCATTCAGTAAAAGCGTGCAAGTCAGGAAGTACATTTTCTAGACACTACTTTATTACTGCCTTACAGACAAGCCTGTTAATCATCAGTCGACCATTTAATAACAGCATTCAATGTATTGTCCATAGGAGATACTGTTGCAACAAAATCTAATCAAACCAAGACATCTCAAACATGACAGAACATCAAAACTTGTGACCAACATGGTCGACATTGATATAGTTTCTCTGCTGTTTGTCCTCatatgaacaaccaaaataccTGAAGAGCAAACCGTATTAGTATTGACACTGATATGGTTTCTCTCGTGTGTATACTCTGAAGCAGGAATTGTCCAACAAAACATTTAGTCTTTCCCCAAGTACCCTTGTAGCTTATACAGCCAACTGATATCATCCTAAAACTGAGTCTGATTAAACCACCAACACCTTATAAGATTTGCAAGTAAGCCTATTTATTGGTTTGAATCATGTTTAGGCCTATAGCCCGTGTGTTAATTTGCTCCCAAGATAGCTGTAACACCATTGTGCAGCTGAAAGAATAGACTAAGGccaaatcccaatactctgtcttacccctacccctagtCCATAGTTTTGTGCGTTcccgtgagagtaagtggtgtcccaatactctttttgagctaggggtagggctaagacgaaaAACCAAGTGAgctcgggagcttacttgaaacctaggggtaTGTTAATACAGcgctacctgcaacaatggcggacagataatccagagtcccataaatgtaatattttcggcttgaataattgataaaaaaattattacagtcttgttttgtgctatacacagtcacgtacatatgtatttgcaaccatgttttTAATTGAAACAGAAGTTTTtaaaaatcgctagtttgctacgctaacgtttcattgctgatttgcacaacagtcccacATTtctctgattttttttttttttttttatatcagtgcataacactacttgctttggagacgtCGACATacgtaaccgtaaccaagttgtgtctcatttcatagggttgtgtagcccttacccctcagtttcgagacacaagggctaggggtaaactaagggctaggggtaaggtgtaggggtaagacagagtattggctAAACAGGCTAAACAGTCTTGCACACCATAAAAATACAGACTGACTAAGGAACACATTCACTTAATGGAATACACTATTGTTATTTAGTCAGGTCTAGTCATGCCTTAATTATGGGGCAGTGATATCTACAGTATAGACATTTTAACTTATGCATTCACACAGTTGCCCAGCTTTGGCAACAGCAACAGTATTGCTTTTAgccattattatattttttacatatttgtttgaTGTTATAGTTTGCTCATCTTGTGTAAAATATGTGACACGCTCAGGTGAAAATGGTCGGTTGTCAGTCAACATCTCCGACCGTCTTTTGCATATTGTGAAAGTACAGATTGTAACTAGCTTTCAAAATGtgtcatacattgaaatctgaaaatagtTGAAGATACGCATATCTGAATGTTGATTTACCTTGATAGCTCTAAGGCTTCAAAGATTTGACCTTTTCACACAGGGCTGTACACTAACCTTTTCCACTGGTGGCACTTGCGCTACTAACTTTTTCAGTTACTGGCGCAAAACATGACTTGGTCGCACACATTATTTATagtaagccgctctggataataaTGAACAATAATGAACCTGTATTGCATACAGATGTGCACTTTAAgggtcccatggcatgaaaatgtcactttatgaggttatttaacattaatatgagttccccccCAGTGGCTTGAAATTGTGATaggtaaaccaagccctggatatttttctccgcctttgagaaaattaaaGCTCAAATGCTCCGATCTGAAAATCTTCCCCTTATGTTgtcataaggggaaaggttacctccctttctctgctttgaccgcacagagaatttggcccacaaATGAGAAAattagctacgaccgtgcgagcgcgatattgttttttcctcgagagacatcatcatcatggcagttagccccgcctctctcctcctcatagcatttaaagctacagacacagaaatggcacgtccCTAAGGAAAGCTTTTTGTGAGACTGCTcctagtggctgtaattctgcaccaaggccgAATTTCGGGAATGAGACTTCAGACTtcattaggggaccactaaggcctatataaaagcatccaaaaacagcatagcatgggacctttaattacTTGCCAACTTTGAAACCACATGcctttttgttttctttaacaTTGATTAGGATAGATTTACTGCAATAGaaaatacagtaggcctacattatgaagtgcaaaatgaatttaTTTTAGATTTCAACATGCTATCGTTGGGGccagtaccggtcctagcacatctgGCGCCCTAGGCGAAATGTAtcaacagcacccccccccccccccccccattctgccGGCAAAATGATTTGTTACATAGTTGACACTGGTGAGGTCTCTCacctgtgtgtcctcatgtgtttaTTCAGACCACAACTTTGAGAAAAGGTTttgctacattcctgacatttAAAAGGtttctcttctgtgtgtgtccgcatgTGTCTAACCAGGCAACCATTCTGAGAAAACCGTTTGTTACACTGTTGACactgaaatagtttctctccagtgtgtatCCTCATATGAATAACCAAAGTACATTTTTGACTAAAGGTTTTGTTACATTTCTGACATTGAtgaggtttctctcctgtgtgcgttCGCATGTGTGCAACAAGATTACCTCTTTGAGCAAactgtttgttacattgttgacactgaaatGGTTTCTCTCCACTGTGTATCCTCATGTGCTCAACCAAACCTGCCTTCCGACAAAATGatctgttacattgttgacactgatgtggtttctctcctgtgtgggtcaTCATGTGTTCAACTAGACTAACaaaatgagaaaatggtttgctacattcctgacactgataaggtttctctcctgagTGTGTTCTCATGTGTCTAACCAGATAACCCTTCTGAGCAAaccgtttgttacattgttgacactgataagatttctctcctgtgtgtatccTCATATGAAGACCCAAAGTACATTTTTGACTAAAAGTTTTGTTACATACCTGACATtgataaggtttctctcctgtgtgtgtcctcatatgaAGAACCAAAGTACCCTTTTGACTGAAGTTTTTGTTACATTCCTGACACTGATGTATTACTATTCCTCTGTGATTTGCCTGAGGCCTATTTTCCCTTGGCAGAGCCTCATTGTTTTGTGTTCGGTTCCGAAAAAACAGCACTCCTGCATGTTCCTCCTCCAAACTCTGAACTGTAGGATGGTCTGGAGCAGAAAGGGGCTGAGAGTCACTGCCTGGTTCTGGTGCTGTATAGTCTTGTCCATCAGCCTCTGCTTTGATTTGCTCCTCAGTTGTGTTGGTGGGTAGAGAGGCTCCTTCTCTATTTTCCACTTTAAAGGTTTGGTCAAGATGTGAACATTCAGAAGAGCCCTCCTGATCAGAGTCATGTTTCACACTGAGAGAAGTGAATATGGAGTCTGTagtttcagactgcagtccttggagctgctcttcctcctgactggtccacagctcctgttcctctttaatctgtgggggctctgggagagagagatgctgcacagctgggaggaagaagaggcaaGAGCCAAATAGATAagttttaattattatttttattttcttccatAGTTCCCAGGAGGAACCACAAGTGCAGCCTGTCATGAACACAAACCAGAGAACCCTGATGTAGTAGTGCTCCAATGTAATGGATCTGGCTTTATTCATtgaaacttaaaaataactttcCCTAACCTCTATAAACTGTCCAATCAGAAAAACACCAGGCTGCAAATGTGAAAGAGCGTTTAAAGTGATAAATTAGTTTTtcttatgtatatatattcgtggtgggcatagataatttgttttaatctagattaatctcactgtaatcttggcgttaatctagattaatctagattaaaatggctcatttgatttccgccgaaggcattcagaatatgtgtcagggctcgacaataacgatggcccgatggcccggggccagtaaaaagtaacgttgggacagttaaactagcaactcactggcccgatcgggccactgcaaattattgattggaaAATAAATTcacattgtaaaagttaacatccttaatatgttttgctatctgctaaatgcataaataactttgcagctcgtggggcgcagaGTTGGCAAATCAaaagttgagtagtgagtgacgagtggttgtcaaattgtaattctctaatctcgatgaattttttaacaactggcgtgagacaataaagtgacgatggcagcaaagtagagctacgagctcaaacagaagcaacttttttatggaacgaagatgcactgtgtcgtctgtcgtatgttcccgtctaaagcggaCAAAAGTAGGTATTTTTACACAGACaccaattttcgaaaacaatccctgaccagccatgctagcagacagcacctggtttgcgtgacagctaagcgaatggttgacaatccatcttccaggccgttgaccatgctggtcaggaatttaaatgtagatgcccatcgtgttattgcacgacttataacaacggcgtatcacgtaattaagacgggccagccgttcgcctcgttcccccaggctattgaactgcagaaaaagaatggtgtcgacttgagtacttatcatactgatgaaatgctatggaagcttttatatattagcattgagggaccagaggtttcagtttctgccagacagagttgtgcaaagatggctgtcagcagggaagagagcacgtcatgtttgaggttaaaagacaATTGTTTtcctgactattaccttttaattttttatcactaaaaatgtgatttaatttttgttatttttatatccaggatgtttttaataaatggttaaacatgttaacagaataacacaatttataagtctttggttttgttgtaacaatgataaattacaacttttggagggggggccagtaaaaatggtcttggggccagtaagtttcaaacccactggcccgggccagtaacaattttttttaatgttgagccctgttgatattaggctacttggtgtagaatgatggtattttggtgaaatggtagcttaTGTGCtcgaagtagttggagagctcactgtctgctgtctctggtgtccatttttactcctgtgttagagctcaggggaacatttcatttatacgcatctgtatgtttcactcattgaacaaatcaattctaattctatactgttttgttcggcttgacgtagcgtccattatctgggtcgtaggtaggcagtgaggggcggagcttcagctccttcaggcgacatgccccccccagtctcaagcagagaagagtgctgattttctcacgatttcaaagcctaatttaacatacttgtctgtgttttttttttcatttcattcgaatttggatgggtagttaataacgtattcttctgtggtgtggtgaacttaaaactagtTTTCAATtctactttacaggatctttaaagctacagacacagaaacggcacgtcctgaggaaagctcattgtaggactgctcgtagtggctgtaattctgcaccgaggctgaatttcgggaaagaaacttcagatacagtattaggggaccattaaggcctatataaaagcatccaaaaacagcatgtcattggatctttaaaggggtgattgactgttttttgggggtatttcacactgttccttaaggactccgaatagggtatgtaacattggttgggctgaaaatggcccgggtgctgttctatgccccttgatacatccagtgaaattttcccgggaaaaaacactaggttttctccttttatggtatgctcatgaatatatagatgagctgcgcgctgattggttggtttacaacgagcgaagctgcggagcaaagacgcaacacggccaacagcactcactgaaacaaagaaggtggagacttgaaataaaaacgaacAAATACATCTATTGTGTCTGcacaacagattgactagatatcattttaaatgattacgttagttgtttccacttctgttgtcgaagcaaacaggatcgccttaggtgggtaacgttagcactacagcttagcaaacaaactatcgtgattcaactcagcttcagttagctatagctatcttgctgaaaaatagatctggacgaacatgcatcttgaattgtagatttacatgataacacgggttatttatttgaatgaaacacagtcaggaacatgaaataacgttagccccattgccaataaactaggctaaatcatcacacattctacctatgctcatgcgttagcaagctaaactagtttacatgcctacagtctaggtgttttcgctatctagctgttcttgcattccttgcaaatcagcgttaataaatagggatattcccatagataaacatcagccaatgcctgtctagtgtcttgttctttgggaatatggtgaaaagtgtcaggattcctggtacagcctggaacactgcatttacggcgctccattttcaatatcttgaaaacgtattaactttcttatttgtaattcctgtggaagtacagagCAGCTAGCTAAGTGTCAGAGATCTACGcgactagggctgtccccactcagtcgactagtcgattttctggtcgatatgctcttggtcgacgaAGATTctttttagtcgagctgccgtatggcagtgtgagatctgattcccacttgtgtcatcattgctgaattaacgaaatgttctacagaaattgtagatcatattatttaagacgaataaagcaactctaaaaatatataatttaaaagaaaagttactgttttccctttcgttaatatgcgctttgttttggtttggtattttgcacacggcacaagcacaattggctgccgaactacaaactctgccatagactactttgtcggtgttattagtcaaaatggcaaagaaatctgtggtatggcagcatttcattaaagtacatttacaaagtaccgggtgactcgaaaaacgttgaatgcaaactctgccaacaacggtttattttttatagttcgacgtcgaatatgatgtagcctaccacctgaaaaacgtaagttggcctagccctacttcgctcatgctaacgcgctgggttgaaaaatgaatatgcctattataagaatcacatccaaatcgaatgactatcttctccggccaagacaacaaaatcgttctctgttgcaccgttcctcactcagcttctacgtaagttcgcatgcAGTGATAAGCGcactctgatgatttgcatgttaaacaaacaatattttttaatttgtagtacatcGTAAgagatattacatttacatttagtcatttagcaga
The window above is part of the Osmerus mordax isolate fOsmMor3 chromosome 1, fOsmMor3.pri, whole genome shotgun sequence genome. Proteins encoded here:
- the LOC136942855 gene encoding gastrula zinc finger protein XlCGF57.1-like, translating into MSQLNVFRDYLNERLTTSVSEIFAAAEKLFAEFEEQISRSKEESTRLQRLLDIVTQPEIKLHRTAVQHLSLPEPPQIKEEQELWTSQEEEQLQGLQSETTDSIFTSLSVKHDSDQEGSSECSHLDQTFKVENREGASLPTNTTEEQIKAEADGQDYTAPEPGSDSQPLSAPDHPTVQSLEEEHAGVLFFRNRTQNNEALPRENRPQANHRGIVIHQCQECNKNFSQKGTLVLHMRTHTGEKPYQCQVCNKTFSQKCTLGLHMRIHTGEKSYQCQQCNKRFAQKGYLVRHMRTHSGEKPYQCQECSKPFSHFVSLVEHMMTHTGEKPHQCQQCNRSFCRKAGLVEHMRIHSGEKPFQCQQCNKQFAQRGNLVAHMRTHTGEKPHQCQKCNKTFSQKCTLVIHMRIHTGEKLFQCQQCNKRFSQNGCLVRHMRTHTEEKPFKCQECSKTFSQSCGLNKHMRTHR